One genomic window of Corynebacterium massiliense DSM 45435 includes the following:
- a CDS encoding DUF2631 domain-containing protein — protein MLRVVKAGTREGEQVSSHKPTPQVYDGISTEEVPSAGFGWSRTPRTGVQIAGWISVFLLLMYNFGNHKGHVETVWLFVLAALLIVGLLIHLFQPKLNQVRTLTARNKPVGYKEQDWNHMQKTLTGPYAELSDDELRALNVDPEARRRELASSERTASINVGSHANYATPVSSGAAAAHTASPVSRD, from the coding sequence ATGTTGCGAGTAGTAAAGGCAGGTACACGCGAAGGAGAGCAAGTGTCTTCCCACAAGCCGACCCCTCAGGTCTATGACGGCATTTCTACCGAAGAGGTCCCGTCCGCGGGCTTCGGTTGGTCCCGCACCCCGCGTACCGGTGTGCAGATCGCCGGTTGGATCTCCGTGTTCCTGCTGCTGATGTACAACTTTGGCAACCACAAGGGCCACGTGGAGACCGTGTGGCTCTTTGTCTTGGCGGCGCTGCTCATCGTCGGCCTGCTCATCCACCTGTTCCAGCCGAAGCTGAACCAGGTGCGCACCCTCACCGCGCGCAACAAGCCGGTCGGCTACAAGGAGCAGGACTGGAACCACATGCAGAAGACGCTGACCGGCCCGTACGCCGAGCTCTCCGACGACGAGCTGCGCGCCTTGAACGTCGACCCGGAGGCCCGCCGCCGCGAACTCGCCTCCTCCGAGCGCACCGCTTCCATCAACGTCGGCTCCCACGCCAACTACGCCACCCCGGTTTCCTCGGGTGCTGCGGCCGCGCACACCGCCTCCCCGGTATCCCGCGACTAA
- the rlmN gene encoding 23S rRNA (adenine(2503)-C(2))-methyltransferase RlmN has product MPQPVKLDFSAPRRGLPPKHFADLSNDERIAKLEELGLPKFRAKQLAQHYYVHYTADVEEMTDLPASKREAVGEALFPKLMNPIRFTSTDDGETSKSLWRLHDGTLLESVLMRYPGRATLCISSQAGCGMNCPFCATGQGGLDRNLSTAEIVEQVRNAAKQMAEEGGRLSNVVFMGMGEPLANYKRVVQAVRQITAPAPEGFGLSMRNVTVSTVGVAPAIRRLADEDLSCTLAVSLHTPDDELRDTLVPINNRWSVDEVLDAAKYYVEKTSRRVSIEYALIGDKNDQDFRADLLGRKLHQALGSKVHVNVIPLNPTPGSEWDAAPKARQNEFVRRVQAQGVPCTVRDTKGQEIAAACGQLAADERESEAS; this is encoded by the coding sequence ATGCCCCAACCAGTAAAGCTTGACTTTTCCGCCCCGCGCCGCGGGCTGCCCCCGAAGCACTTTGCCGACTTGAGCAACGACGAGCGCATCGCCAAGCTCGAAGAGCTCGGCCTGCCCAAGTTCCGTGCCAAGCAGCTCGCGCAGCACTACTACGTCCACTACACCGCAGACGTGGAGGAGATGACCGATCTCCCCGCCTCCAAACGCGAAGCCGTGGGGGAGGCGCTCTTTCCAAAGCTGATGAACCCCATCCGGTTTACCTCCACCGACGATGGGGAGACCTCCAAGTCCCTGTGGCGGCTGCACGACGGCACGCTGCTGGAATCGGTGCTTATGCGCTACCCCGGCCGCGCCACCCTCTGTATTTCCTCGCAGGCCGGCTGCGGCATGAACTGCCCGTTCTGCGCCACCGGACAGGGCGGTTTGGACCGCAACCTGTCCACCGCCGAGATCGTCGAGCAGGTGCGTAACGCCGCAAAGCAGATGGCTGAAGAAGGCGGCCGGCTGTCCAACGTGGTGTTCATGGGCATGGGGGAGCCGCTGGCCAACTACAAGCGCGTGGTGCAGGCGGTGCGGCAGATCACCGCGCCCGCCCCGGAAGGCTTCGGCCTATCCATGCGCAACGTGACCGTCTCCACCGTGGGCGTGGCTCCGGCCATCCGGCGGCTGGCCGACGAGGACCTGTCCTGCACCCTTGCGGTGTCGCTGCACACGCCTGACGATGAGCTGCGAGACACCCTCGTGCCCATCAACAACCGGTGGTCTGTCGACGAGGTCCTTGACGCCGCGAAGTACTACGTTGAAAAGACTTCCCGCCGTGTCTCTATCGAGTACGCGCTTATCGGCGACAAGAACGATCAGGACTTTCGCGCCGATCTGCTGGGGCGGAAGCTGCACCAAGCCCTTGGCTCCAAGGTCCACGTCAACGTCATCCCGCTGAACCCTACCCCGGGTTCGGAATGGGACGCCGCCCCGAAGGCTCGGCAGAACGAGTTCGTCCGCCGCGTGCAGGCGCAGGGCGTTCCCTGCACGGTGCGTGACACGAAGGGGCAGGAAATCGCCGCCGCGTGTGGCCAGCTCGCCGCCGACGAGCGGGAGAGCGAGGCAAGCTAG
- a CDS encoding phosphatidate cytidylyltransferase: MGAPEKGRADKARTRSTRLPRPKNNAGRDLPTAIAVGVGLGVLVVGAVWAGPLAWYLVVAGAIGVAMWEVLTRLKERGYFLQRKHLLCLGQAMIWSSWFAGAGGLVAVYVVAVLSLMFGRLFQNGRHRPPENYLRDMAVGIFVLTWVPLFATFAAMLANTPSPFASGERSIITFMLCVVASDTGGYIAGVMFGSHPMAPAVSPKKSWEGFIGSLVLSTLVGALTFWLVLHHLPWIGAIMGLFLAVCATLGDLVESQFKRELGIKDMSALLPGHGGLMDRLDGMLPAAMVTWVAVSVLTATSV, from the coding sequence GTGGGCGCTCCGGAGAAGGGGCGGGCGGATAAGGCCCGCACCCGAAGCACGCGGCTGCCGCGCCCGAAAAACAACGCCGGGCGAGACCTCCCCACCGCCATCGCGGTTGGGGTGGGGCTCGGCGTTCTCGTCGTCGGCGCCGTCTGGGCTGGCCCACTCGCGTGGTACTTGGTGGTGGCTGGTGCCATCGGCGTGGCCATGTGGGAGGTGCTCACCCGGCTCAAGGAGCGGGGCTACTTCCTCCAGCGAAAGCACCTGTTGTGCTTGGGCCAGGCGATGATCTGGAGCTCCTGGTTCGCCGGGGCAGGAGGCCTCGTCGCCGTCTATGTCGTGGCGGTCTTGTCACTCATGTTCGGCCGGCTCTTTCAAAACGGCCGGCACCGCCCGCCGGAGAATTACCTGCGCGACATGGCGGTGGGCATTTTTGTGCTGACGTGGGTGCCGCTGTTCGCCACCTTCGCCGCAATGCTGGCCAACACCCCGTCGCCGTTCGCGTCGGGGGAGCGGTCCATCATCACCTTCATGCTGTGTGTGGTCGCCTCAGATACCGGCGGGTACATCGCGGGCGTTATGTTCGGATCCCACCCGATGGCGCCGGCGGTCAGCCCGAAAAAGTCGTGGGAAGGTTTCATCGGTTCTCTGGTGCTGAGCACCCTCGTGGGCGCGCTGACGTTCTGGTTAGTGCTGCACCACCTGCCGTGGATCGGCGCCATCATGGGACTGTTCTTGGCGGTCTGTGCAACGCTGGGTGACTTGGTCGAATCGCAGTTCAAGCGCGAATTGGGTATCAAGGACATGTCAGCGCTTCTGCCCGGCCACGGCGGCTTGATGGACCGACTGGACGGCATGTTGCCGGCCGCGATGGTGACGTGGGTTGCCGTCTCCGTGCTCACGGCCACCTCCGTGTAG
- the frr gene encoding ribosome recycling factor, whose protein sequence is MIDEIQLDAEERMSNSVDHTRDELQTIRTGRANPSMFNGLVAEYYGAPTPITQMASISVPEPRMLMVKPYEQSMIGEIETAIRNSDLGVNPTNDGTVIRVTVPQLTEERRKEMVKFARAKGEDGKIAIRNVRRKAMEQLKKLQKAGDAGEDEVVSAEKDMEKITANYIEQIDELMENKENELMEV, encoded by the coding sequence ATGATTGATGAGATTCAGCTAGACGCCGAAGAGCGCATGTCCAACTCCGTGGATCACACCCGCGACGAGCTGCAGACCATCCGCACCGGCCGCGCCAACCCGTCCATGTTCAACGGCCTGGTGGCAGAGTACTACGGTGCGCCGACCCCGATCACCCAGATGGCGTCCATCTCGGTTCCGGAGCCGCGCATGCTGATGGTCAAGCCCTACGAGCAGTCCATGATCGGCGAGATTGAGACCGCCATCCGCAACTCGGACCTGGGCGTTAACCCCACCAACGATGGCACCGTCATCCGCGTGACCGTCCCGCAGCTCACCGAGGAGCGCCGCAAGGAGATGGTGAAGTTCGCCCGCGCCAAGGGCGAGGACGGCAAGATTGCTATCCGCAACGTCCGCCGCAAGGCCATGGAGCAGCTGAAGAAGCTGCAAAAGGCCGGCGATGCCGGCGAGGACGAGGTTGTCTCCGCCGAAAAGGACATGGAGAAGATCACCGCTAACTACATCGAGCAGATCGACGAGCTGATGGAGAACAAGGAAAACGAGCTCATGGAGGTCTAA
- the pyrH gene encoding UMP kinase produces MSSSDGLEPTERTDRKGYKRVMLKLGGEMFGGGKVGIDPDVVENVAKQIAAVARAGTEIAVVIGGGNFFRGAQLSQRGMDRARSDYMGMLGTVMNSLALQDFLLQEGVECRVQTAINMAQIAEPYLPLRADRHLEKGRVVIFGAGMGMPYFSTDTTAAQRALEIGAEVLFLAKGVDGVYTADPREDDSAELYHEITPREVIEKNLKVADATAFSLCMDNNMPILVFNLLQEGNIARAVSGERIGTLVQS; encoded by the coding sequence ATGTCTAGCTCGGACGGACTTGAACCAACCGAACGCACCGACCGCAAGGGCTACAAGCGGGTCATGCTCAAGCTGGGCGGGGAGATGTTCGGCGGCGGCAAAGTGGGTATTGACCCGGACGTGGTAGAAAACGTGGCCAAGCAGATCGCTGCCGTGGCACGCGCCGGCACCGAAATCGCCGTCGTCATTGGCGGCGGCAACTTCTTCCGCGGCGCGCAGTTGTCCCAGCGGGGCATGGACCGTGCCCGCTCGGATTACATGGGCATGCTCGGCACGGTGATGAATTCGCTCGCGCTGCAGGACTTTCTGCTGCAAGAGGGGGTCGAGTGCCGCGTGCAGACGGCCATCAATATGGCCCAGATCGCGGAGCCGTACCTGCCCTTGCGCGCGGACCGTCACCTGGAGAAGGGTCGTGTGGTCATCTTCGGCGCCGGCATGGGCATGCCGTATTTCTCCACGGATACGACCGCCGCCCAGCGCGCCCTCGAAATCGGCGCGGAGGTGCTGTTCTTGGCCAAGGGAGTCGACGGCGTCTACACGGCCGACCCGCGCGAGGACGACAGCGCCGAGCTGTACCACGAGATCACGCCGCGCGAGGTTATTGAGAAAAACCTCAAGGTCGCCGACGCCACCGCATTCAGCCTGTGCATGGACAACAACATGCCCATTTTGGTCTTCAACTTGCTGCAGGAAGGCAACATCGCCCGAGCCGTCAGCGGCGAGCGCATCGGCACACTCGTGCAGTCCTAA
- the tsf gene encoding translation elongation factor Ts encodes MANYTAADVKSLREQTGSGMLDCKKALEENDGDYDKAVEYLRIKGAKSVSKRADREASEGLISITGNTMIELNCETDFVAKNDDFKKFAARISEAAAEAKANSAEELNAVEIDGKPVSTLVDEESAKIGEKLQARRAVTVDADNTAHYLHQRSADLPPAVGVIVSYEGDAEGAHAVALQIAAMKAQYLTREDVPSEVVDKEREIAEATTREEGKPEKAIPKIVEGRLNGFFKQVVLLEQAALSDSKKTVKQVVEEAGTTITGFERFEVGA; translated from the coding sequence ATGGCGAATTACACTGCTGCAGATGTCAAGTCCCTGCGTGAGCAGACCGGCTCCGGCATGCTTGACTGCAAGAAGGCCCTGGAGGAAAACGACGGCGATTACGACAAGGCCGTCGAGTACCTGCGCATCAAGGGCGCCAAGTCCGTCTCCAAGCGTGCCGACCGCGAAGCTAGCGAGGGCCTCATCTCGATCACCGGTAACACCATGATCGAGCTCAACTGCGAGACCGACTTCGTGGCTAAGAACGACGACTTCAAGAAGTTCGCCGCTCGCATCTCCGAGGCCGCAGCTGAGGCTAAGGCCAACTCCGCTGAGGAGCTCAACGCCGTAGAGATCGACGGCAAGCCGGTTTCCACCCTGGTTGACGAGGAGTCCGCCAAGATCGGTGAGAAGCTGCAGGCTCGCCGCGCCGTCACCGTTGACGCCGACAACACCGCGCACTACCTGCACCAGCGTTCCGCTGACCTGCCGCCGGCAGTCGGCGTCATCGTCTCTTACGAGGGCGACGCCGAGGGCGCACACGCTGTGGCGCTGCAGATCGCCGCGATGAAGGCTCAGTACCTCACCCGCGAGGACGTTCCGTCCGAGGTTGTGGACAAGGAGCGCGAGATCGCTGAGGCCACCACCCGCGAGGAGGGCAAGCCGGAAAAGGCTATCCCGAAGATCGTCGAGGGCCGCCTCAACGGCTTCTTCAAGCAGGTCGTCCTGCTCGAGCAGGCTGCCCTGTCGGACAGCAAGAAGACCGTCAAGCAGGTCGTTGAAGAAGCTGGCACCACCATCACCGGCTTCGAGCGCTTCGAGGTTGGCGCGTAG
- the rpsB gene encoding 30S ribosomal protein S2 produces the protein MAVVTMRELLDAGVHFGHQTRRWNPKMRRFIFTDRNGIYIVDLQQTLTYIDEAYEFVKETVAHGGTVLFVGTKKQAQEAVQEEAERVGMPYVNHRWLGGMLTNFQTVSKRLKRMKELQDMDAREDGYKGRTKKEVLMLNRERAKLERVLGGISDMTKTPSALWIVDTNKEHIAISEAAKLRIPVVAILDTNCDPDEVDFPIPGNDDAIRSTKLLTKIVATAVEDGKKAREERELAAAKEAAGDSADKEARDAAEAAAASDPASAEGAAPTQAEQSPEAALNVESDQQKPAEQQPADNQE, from the coding sequence ATGGCAGTTGTTACCATGCGCGAGCTCCTCGACGCTGGTGTGCACTTCGGTCACCAGACCCGTCGCTGGAACCCGAAGATGCGTCGTTTCATCTTCACCGACCGCAACGGCATCTACATTGTCGACCTGCAGCAGACCCTGACCTACATTGACGAGGCTTACGAGTTCGTCAAGGAGACCGTCGCCCACGGCGGCACCGTCCTGTTCGTCGGCACCAAGAAGCAGGCCCAGGAGGCCGTGCAGGAAGAGGCCGAGCGCGTCGGTATGCCGTACGTCAACCACCGTTGGCTCGGTGGCATGCTCACCAACTTCCAGACCGTGTCCAAGCGCCTGAAGCGCATGAAGGAACTCCAGGACATGGACGCCCGTGAGGACGGCTACAAGGGCCGTACCAAGAAGGAAGTCCTGATGCTCAACCGTGAGCGCGCCAAGCTCGAGCGCGTCCTGGGCGGCATCTCCGACATGACCAAGACCCCGTCGGCGCTGTGGATCGTGGACACCAACAAGGAGCACATCGCTATCAGCGAGGCTGCCAAGCTCCGCATCCCGGTTGTTGCCATCCTGGACACCAACTGCGATCCGGACGAGGTCGACTTCCCGATCCCGGGCAACGACGACGCCATCCGCTCCACCAAGTTGCTGACCAAGATCGTCGCCACCGCTGTGGAAGACGGCAAGAAGGCGCGCGAGGAGCGCGAGCTGGCCGCCGCTAAGGAAGCAGCGGGCGATTCCGCTGACAAGGAAGCTCGCGACGCCGCCGAGGCAGCCGCCGCTTCCGACCCGGCTTCCGCCGAGGGCGCAGCTCCGACCCAGGCTGAGCAGTCCCCGGAGGCTGCCCTGAACGTCGAGAGCGACCAGCAGAAGCCGGCCGAGCAGCAGCCGGCCGACAACCAGGAGTAA
- a CDS encoding M23 family metallopeptidase has protein sequence MTAILDAIYPRPTTSDTPSDFRFPPYHYPRHPLPDQTLSRCLGVVVALLVAASPAVAAAYVDPTTGHVAPGRVLRPYEPPAHKYGPGHRGVDLALEVGDDVLAADDGTVAFAGMVAGKPVVSIDHADGIRTTYEPVHAAVQQGDRVREGQFIGTLGHSVDGYPGLNWGARTAKDSYIDPLSLLGEPVIRLKPL, from the coding sequence ATGACTGCAATTCTCGATGCCATTTATCCGCGTCCAACTACTTCCGACACCCCGTCCGACTTTCGTTTCCCGCCCTATCACTATCCGCGCCACCCACTTCCCGACCAGACGCTGTCACGCTGCCTCGGGGTAGTCGTTGCGCTTCTCGTGGCCGCGTCACCGGCTGTCGCCGCCGCATACGTCGACCCCACGACGGGACACGTCGCGCCCGGTCGGGTCTTGCGGCCGTACGAGCCTCCGGCGCACAAATACGGCCCCGGGCACCGCGGCGTAGACCTTGCCCTGGAGGTGGGCGACGACGTGCTCGCCGCTGATGACGGAACCGTAGCCTTTGCCGGAATGGTGGCCGGAAAACCCGTTGTGTCCATTGACCACGCCGACGGGATTCGCACGACGTACGAACCGGTTCACGCCGCCGTGCAGCAGGGCGACCGGGTCCGCGAGGGGCAGTTCATCGGCACGCTCGGCCACAGTGTCGACGGCTACCCCGGGCTGAACTGGGGTGCGCGTACCGCGAAGGATTCGTACATCGATCCGTTGAGCCTGCTCGGCGAACCTGTCATTCGCCTCAAGCCGCTGTAG
- a CDS encoding tyrosine recombinase XerC, translating to MEAIADFGDYQRYNLGRSAATVKSYCTDLKNLAQSVPDFPSFTLNALRAWLGQAVTEGKSRATIARRTAAARAFSSWAQREGYLSTDVAARLASPKVNRSLPTVVDAAGAGEMLDKGANVDVPVAIRDNAILEVLYGTGMRVAELVGLNLADVDLGRSTVTVLGKGNKQRVIPLGAAARAAVTRWLDEARPGMSKDDTEAVFVGTRGKRIDPRQVRRIVDHAGQEAGTDHISPHSLRHSAATHLLEGGADLRVVQEVLGHSSLQTTQIYTHVSADRLKRIYQQAHPRA from the coding sequence ATGGAGGCGATCGCTGACTTTGGTGACTATCAGCGCTACAACCTCGGGCGCTCCGCCGCGACGGTAAAGTCCTACTGCACGGACCTGAAGAACTTGGCCCAGAGCGTTCCTGACTTTCCGTCCTTTACCCTCAACGCACTGCGCGCTTGGTTGGGCCAGGCGGTCACCGAAGGGAAATCGCGCGCCACCATCGCGCGCCGGACCGCAGCGGCCCGCGCCTTTTCGTCCTGGGCGCAACGGGAGGGCTACCTTTCCACCGACGTCGCCGCGCGCCTAGCCAGCCCGAAGGTCAACCGCTCTCTGCCTACCGTGGTCGATGCTGCCGGGGCGGGAGAAATGCTCGACAAGGGCGCCAACGTCGATGTTCCCGTCGCCATCCGCGACAACGCCATTCTGGAAGTGCTCTATGGAACGGGGATGCGCGTCGCGGAGCTCGTGGGCCTCAACCTGGCCGACGTCGATTTGGGGCGTTCTACCGTCACCGTCTTGGGCAAAGGAAATAAGCAGCGCGTGATCCCGCTGGGCGCGGCTGCGCGTGCCGCGGTCACGCGCTGGCTCGATGAGGCCCGTCCGGGGATGTCCAAGGACGATACGGAAGCTGTCTTCGTGGGAACTCGGGGCAAGCGGATCGATCCGCGGCAAGTGCGCCGGATTGTCGACCACGCCGGCCAGGAAGCCGGAACCGATCACATCTCCCCGCACAGCCTCCGGCACAGCGCGGCTACGCATCTGTTGGAGGGCGGGGCCGACCTGCGTGTGGTGCAGGAAGTGCTGGGGCATTCCTCGCTCCAAACCACGCAGATCTACACCCACGTGTCGGCCGACCGGCTAAAAAGGATCTACCAGCAGGCCCACCCGCGGGCTTAA
- the dprA gene encoding DNA-processing protein DprA: MSDFSTASPVHAWVYLNRVLDGPSHALAGLLTAFEPERIAHGVFHREEWIGALLGETASRYDWCRQSEDLECARQVGARLITPADDEWPQERFAAAFGFFHNGAVDAPATFAADALPPHALWVRGESLAGAVDQSVSVVGTRAITRYGYQATDMLVGGLAAHQWSIISGGALGVDSAAHSSALSGGVPTVAVMACGIDVDYPARNRELFHRIAERGCVVSEFAPGTTPQRHRFLTRNRIVAAMSLGTVVVEAAFRSGALNTANWAEALGKVVMAVPGPITSAGSLGCHQRIQDNRAQLVVSADDVRALVGPAGNADPSGQYELEFAPSVTQALPRNELKVYGSLPAAETEDSLTAEDIAREAGLRVALTVHILVALEKKGLVMRTGIRWKRVPQE; this comes from the coding sequence ATGAGTGACTTCAGTACCGCGAGCCCTGTGCACGCCTGGGTGTACCTCAACCGTGTCCTCGACGGCCCGTCTCATGCGCTAGCGGGCCTCCTCACTGCCTTCGAGCCGGAGCGCATTGCCCACGGCGTGTTTCACCGCGAGGAGTGGATCGGTGCGCTTTTAGGGGAAACGGCAAGCCGTTACGACTGGTGCCGGCAGAGCGAGGACTTGGAGTGCGCGCGCCAGGTGGGCGCGCGGCTTATCACTCCCGCCGACGACGAATGGCCGCAAGAACGCTTTGCCGCGGCCTTCGGCTTCTTCCACAACGGCGCGGTTGATGCCCCCGCGACCTTCGCCGCTGACGCCCTGCCACCCCATGCGCTGTGGGTGCGTGGCGAGTCTCTCGCCGGTGCAGTGGACCAGTCCGTTTCCGTCGTAGGCACGCGCGCGATAACGCGATACGGGTACCAGGCCACGGACATGCTGGTGGGCGGGCTCGCGGCACACCAGTGGTCCATCATTTCTGGCGGGGCGCTGGGCGTGGATAGTGCGGCGCACTCCAGCGCGCTGTCTGGCGGGGTGCCTACCGTCGCGGTCATGGCGTGTGGCATCGACGTCGACTATCCGGCACGCAACCGCGAACTGTTTCACCGCATCGCCGAGCGCGGGTGTGTGGTCAGCGAATTCGCGCCGGGCACGACCCCGCAGCGCCACCGCTTCCTCACCCGCAACCGGATCGTGGCGGCGATGTCGTTGGGCACCGTTGTCGTGGAGGCCGCGTTTCGGTCAGGCGCGCTCAACACCGCGAATTGGGCGGAAGCGTTGGGCAAGGTCGTCATGGCTGTGCCTGGGCCCATCACGTCGGCCGGCTCGCTGGGCTGCCACCAGCGTATCCAGGACAACCGCGCGCAATTGGTGGTGAGCGCCGACGATGTGCGGGCGCTGGTGGGCCCAGCGGGGAACGCCGACCCAAGCGGTCAGTACGAGCTGGAGTTCGCCCCCAGCGTGACGCAGGCGCTGCCGCGCAATGAGTTGAAGGTGTACGGATCGTTGCCCGCGGCGGAAACGGAGGACTCACTGACCGCGGAGGACATAGCCCGAGAAGCCGGGCTGCGGGTGGCGCTGACGGTGCATATTCTCGTCGCCCTGGAAAAGAAGGGTTTGGTCATGCGCACCGGTATCCGGTGGAAGCGAGTTCCACAGGAGTAA